A segment of the Acidobacteriota bacterium genome:
AAGAGGGGGCTCCAGATGACGATGCAGATCATCCCTTCCCAGGCCAGTAGCAACGCCACTACCAGCGTCAGAATGGAAATCCCCAACGGCACCATCAGCCAGCTGATCCAGCCCTCGTCCTTTTCCTCCCGCAGCATCAGGACTCCGATCACACCGATGGCCAGGGGGACACCGAATAGGAAACCGAGAGTCATCACCCCGAAATAGCCTTCGAAGGAGGACGAGGCGAAGAACAGGCGGCAGAACAGTCCGTAGGCGGCTCCCACCAGCACTGATGTGATGGGCACGAAGAAATCGCGAAAAGAGTTGGACAGCTTCATGAGCGCTCCTGAGCTCTCAGACCTGGATTTGATGTTCGGTTGCTCCCCGGACTATACCCCCCAAGGATTCTTCCCCACTCTCTACTATTCGGGTAGGCCCTCGCTGGGGCCTGCCTGCAAGCCGACTCTCAGACTCCTTGGAGGCTCTTTCGGAATCTTGCTATTAACGAACGGTCGTGCTATTCTCGCTTTATGGGCAAGGGAGCCGCTACCAAAGCCGCGATCCTCGAAGAGGCTCTGGCCATCGCCAGCCAAACGGGTTTCGAGACCCTCTCCATCGGCCAGCTGGCGGACGCCGTGGGGATGTCCAAGAGTGGACTGTATGCCCACTTCCGGGACAAGGAAGATCTGCAGCTCCAGGTTCTCCACCGCGCCACCGAGCTCTTCGGCAATACCGTCGTCGAGTCGGTGCGGGAGATGCCTCCGGGAGCAGCCCGGTTGAAGGCGTTGATGGAGGGTTGGCTGCGCTGGACCAAGCTCCAGGAAATGCCCGGCGGCTGCATCTTCATGTCGGCGGCCCACGAATACCAGCACCGCCCCGGGCCGGTGCGCGACGCTCTGGTGGCCTCCCAAGAGCGCTGGATCTCCTACCTCACCTACCAGGTTCAGCAGGCCATCGACGTCGGCGAGCTCTCCCCCACCGTCGACGCCGAGCAATTCGCCTACGACTTCTATGCCCTGGCGCTGGCCTATGAGCATTTCAGCGGCCTCCTCGGTGACCACCAG
Coding sequences within it:
- a CDS encoding TetR/AcrR family transcriptional regulator, whose translation is MGKGAATKAAILEEALAIASQTGFETLSIGQLADAVGMSKSGLYAHFRDKEDLQLQVLHRATELFGNTVVESVREMPPGAARLKALMEGWLRWTKLQEMPGGCIFMSAAHEYQHRPGPVRDALVASQERWISYLTYQVQQAIDVGELSPTVDAEQFAYDFYALALAYEHFSGLLGDHQAEDRARAALDRLLESIQPVN